AGTGGAAATGGATGGTGTTGCGGGTTTGCAAGAGGCAGCTGGGGCCAGATTTAGCCAGGTTGAGTTAATCGGGAGAGGATCCTTTGGTGATGTCTACAAAGCGTAAGTTTCTGACTTCttaagatgatgatgatcttcTTATACCTACAAAGGAGGCTCTTTTTTTTGGTGAGGGGAAGGGGGTACTTCTGCTCTCATTGCCTCCTCTTTCCCTGGAAAGAATAGAGTGTTACTGATACCTGCGTTTTCATCTgaatatgctttttttttttgtgccatGTACCCGTACCACACAGTAACCCCTTGGTGAACATAGATATAAATGCTGACAGGGGTACTTATCTAACTATATTGAAATGTAATTACGCTCATTATGTAATTCTCTATGTCCTGCTGCCATTGCTTCTTTCCCTGGCAAGACTAGAATGGTACTGATAGATGTGCTTTCACCTGACATATGCTGCTTTTCTGGTATTCTTTTATCTGTTCCTCtatgttttcagttttcttGCTAGAAAGACACTGAGGGTTGGGTGATTTGATGATATCATCTGAAAGAGCTGAATCTTtgtggaatatatatatatatatattattcattccAACCTTGTTTCTAGGAGAATCTGAGTGGCATTAATTTTCTCCCTTTCATATCAGTACTGACTAGAAACAGTGTATCTGCCTTATTCTTATGTTGAGCTTTTGCATCTGCTTCTCAGGTTTGATTCGGAACTTAACAAAGAAGTTGCCATTAAAGTTATTGATCTCGAAGAATCGTAAGTATCTGCGTTCTCAATACGATTTTTCTCGCTATCATCTATGTAGTCTTCACTTATGCTTTTGGATATTACTCTTTTCGCTCTCTAGTAAAATTGAACGTTGGTATCCGCAATCTTGTATATGCTAGTGTTTTGCGGTTCTCAAAGGCATTAATTGATACTTGATTTCTTCTGTGAGAGATAGCTATACTTTTGAGCCCTTTCCTAACTAGACCTTTTACTTCATATCTGGCAGAGAAGACGAGATTGAAGATATACAGAAGGTATTTCTTGGATTAACttaaatttttggtaattattagCAATGCAAGCTCGTCATGTTCACGTTCTGTTATTAACCGCAGGAAATTTCAGTATTGTCACAATGCCGTTGCCCATACATTACCGAATACTATGGTTCTTACCTCCACCAGACCAAGTTATGGATCATCATGGAATATATGGCTGGTGGCTCAGTTGCTGACCTGGTACGTTATTTCACTTCCTCGCAGAGTTGAGAAATATAATTGTTTGTATGGTGATGCACACATCTCTGTGGAGTTCTTACTCTATACTTGTTGGTGCAAATTATAATCCTCTTTAACAATATTGCGATTTACGAGTGTAGCTACAACCAGGGCATCCATTGGATGAAATTTCAATTGCTTGTATTACGCGGGATCTACTTCATGCTGTTGAATATCTCCACACTGAAGGAAAGATCCACAGAGATATCAAAGGTTTTGCTCtgctaatatatttaaaattcttcTGACTTTTCTTGATCCAACTGTGTTCTTATCGCTTATTGcataaaaattgttttctttttcctatttTGCAGCCGCTAATATTTTGTTGTCCGAGAATGGAGATGTTAAGGTATGCTCTCTTCTgaaacttaattcattaaattcGTAAGTTTCTTATATGTCCGAGTGGTTTAGTTGCACTGCTGATCGCCAACTTCTTTCACACAACTCAGGTTGCGGATTTTGGTGTATCTGCACAATTAACCCGGACAATTTCAAGGAGAAAGGTGCTTATCTTATTATGCTAATGAAACTCCTGGTTCAGTATCGTGTTTCTTTCTTCATCATCTATAGTGCTTATTGTTCGAGGAATTAGAATTCTCTTTAAATAGGCTTTCCATTCACTTTTCTACCCGTATCGCTGTGGCTTTGTGCACTTTTAGTTGGACTACGTCACATAATTTTGTGCACGTTTTCCAAGTCTTGTGATTCCAATGTTCGAAcatgttaataattttatctcATACGTGATCCCATGAAAGCTGAAGGATCTAACTTTATTATGTGTAGCTCTCCCCTGTGATAGTTAAGTGTTATTATACAACTATTTGTGCTGCATttactaataatataaaattgacAGACATTTGTAGGAACACCGTTTTGGATGGCACCAGAAGTGATTCAGAATTCAGAAGGGTATAATGAGAAGGTATCTTGCATCTTCTTTACTTCTTATAGCTAACCCAATTTTGTGTATATGTCCTGACTTTACAtgtttgtatcctttctgatcTTTTCTCTGTTCTGTTGTCGGATTGGTAAATCGTTTCCAGGCAGATATATGGTCTCTCGGAATAACAATGATTGAGATGGCAAAAGGAGAACCTCCCCTTGCTGACCTTCATCCTATGAGAGTGCTTTTTATCATTCCCCGGGAAAGCCCTCCTCAGGTTTCATAATTCTTATTTTGGCACGACAGTAGCCTGTTAGATGGTTGGAATGCATCATTTTCTAGAGGAAACTTGATAATTCCATGTCTTGATTGCGATatttaacgttttttttttatttcctccaCAGTTAGATGAGCATTTTTCTCGTCCTTTGAAGGAATTTGTTTCATTTTGCTTGAAAAAGGCTCCTGCTGAGGTATTTGTAGTGCATTCTCTGCTCTTTATTGCCAGAAACGGCGTACCAAGATCTCTCATGCAACTCTTCCTTTGTACTTTCAGAGACCAAGTGCCAAAGAACTTCTCAAACATAGATTTATAAAGAGTGCTAGGAAAAGCCCGAAACTTCTGGAGAGAATAAGGTGTGATGCTTGTTCTCGTCATCCGTGTTGATTTATTTCTCCGCTTATTTGGTTGTGTGACAATTCATATGCGGTTTTGATATGTAGATGGTTTTCCACTTTGTTCCTTTTTACCTGTCTGCTTTATGCCAAAAGAAATAACAGAACAGAAGAATTCTTATGCggtctttttattttgtttgaaggGAGCGGCCAAAGTACCAAGTAAAAGAGGACGAAGATAGTCCAACACGTGATCCGAAATCTCCGGCTGAATCATCTGGGACTGTTAGAGTGGCTAGAGATGACAGAGGCCATGGAACTTCTGGAACTAGGTTGGATCAATGGTCTTCTCTTGGGATTTCTTCTCTATTTCTTGTTATCACCATGTTGAGAACTTGTAGTTACAGTTTTCAGGGAAGAACAATCAAAAATGCCGGGTGGGATTTTAGCATTGG
This Brassica napus cultivar Da-Ae chromosome C6, Da-Ae, whole genome shotgun sequence DNA region includes the following protein-coding sequences:
- the LOC106411166 gene encoding germinal center kinase 1 isoform X1 — its product is MDGVAGLQEAAGARFSQVELIGRGSFGDVYKAFDSELNKEVAIKVIDLEESEDEIEDIQKEISVLSQCRCPYITEYYGSYLHQTKLWIIMEYMAGGSVADLLQPGHPLDEISIACITRDLLHAVEYLHTEGKIHRDIKAANILLSENGDVKVADFGVSAQLTRTISRRKTFVGTPFWMAPEVIQNSEGYNEKADIWSLGITMIEMAKGEPPLADLHPMRVLFIIPRESPPQLDEHFSRPLKEFVSFCLKKAPAERPSAKELLKHRFIKSARKSPKLLERIRERPKYQVKEDEDSPTRDPKSPAESSGTVRVARDDRGHGTSGTRLDQWSSLGISSLFLVITMLRTCSYSFQGRTIKNAGWDFSIGGSQSAGTVRALKPPQSRERRQEVTSDQSFQKSSRASASQLSSTSGAVVPEISEGGFLKRDSYQNDGQEEDDSSLSGSGTVVIRSPRSSQSSSVFRDLSSGSTSRYTSFDDASTSGTVVVRGQNDDSGSPRTPKSRLGLQERSSSASEDSIANLAEAKVALEAGFRRGNARERLGNGKVNKRREQEKDSSDHLRSSRDDSEKQKPLIRSQQVSDDEDESELASLSASLSLLLLPSLKEAVGGDTSKGSVGHRVSRALVKMEREKPGSSEAFIAKLIEQLGSSKEVSVKEVQDMAIRVFGKTVNNDAENKRKQASKEFASNTNVSPLGRFLFSRWLGQTSRDLNPS